One genomic window of Magnolia sinica isolate HGM2019 chromosome 3, MsV1, whole genome shotgun sequence includes the following:
- the LOC131240676 gene encoding probable indole-3-pyruvate monooxygenase YUCCA5 codes for MFNGSDHDDFLSRRCVWVNGPVIVGAGPSGLATGACLKEQGVPFIILEKADCIASLWKKRTYDRLKLHLPKQFCQLPKLPFPENFPEYPTKKQFIEYLESYAEHFDIKPRFNECVQSANYDETCGWWRVRTGGMAGSGEVEYICRWLVVATGENAERVMPEIEGLGEFQGEVMHVCQYKSGKDFEGKQVLVVGCGNSGMEVSLDLCNYNALPSMVVRSSVHVLPREILGKSTFAMAVLLMKWLPLRWVDKLLLFLAWLVLGNTAKYGLKRPSVGPLQLKNTEGKTPVLDIGALEKIRSGEIKVVPGIKRFSNGGVELVNGQILEVDSVILATGYRSNVPSWLKENDFFSKKGFPRQPFPDGWKGNSGLYAVGFTRRGLSGASIDAMRIAQDIGKVWKEETKQTKQFACHRRCISMF; via the exons ATGTTTAACGGTTCTGATCATGACGATTTCCTCTCACGGCGATGTGTGTGGGTGAACGGACCAGTCATCGTAGGGGCCGGCCCATCGGGTCTGGCCACCGGTGCTTGCCTGAAAGAACAGGGCGTCCCATTCATCATACTCGAGAAGGCTGATTGCATTGCTTCCTTGTGGAAAAAACGCACCTATGATCGCCTCAAGCTCCACCTCCCCAAGCAATTCTGTCAGCTTCCGAAGCTTCCGTTCCCGGAAAACTTCCCGGAGTACCCAACCAAGAAGCAATTCATTGAGTATTTGGAATCATATGCAGAGCACTTCGATATCAAACCTCGATTCAACGAATGCGTCCAATCCGCCAATTACGATGAGACGTGCGGGTGGTGGCGTGTCAGGACCGGCGGGATGGCCGGAAGTGGTGAGGTGGAGTACATTTGCCGCTGGCTAGTGGTGGCGACAGGAGAGAATGCAGAGCGCGTCATGCCGGAGATTGAAGGGCTGGGAGAGTTCCAGGGAGAAGTGATGCACGTTTGCCAGTACAAGTCCGGCAAGGACTTCGAAGGGAAGCAGGTATTGGTCGTTGGCTGTGGGAATTCCGGCATGGAAGTGTCTTTAGACCTTTGCAACTACAATGCCTTACCGTCAATGGTTGTCCGCAGCTCG GTTCATGTCTTGCCGAGGGAAATTCTTGGGAAATCAACATTCGCGATGGCTGTTTTATTGATGAAATGGCTACCCCTTCGGTGGGTGGACAAGCTTCTATTGTTTTTGGCGTGGTTGGTGCTTGGAAACACAGCAAAATACGGGCTAAAACGGCCATCGGTGGGGCCCCTGCAGCTCAAGAACACGGAAGGGAAGACCCCTGTTCTGGATATTGGTGCATTGGAGAAAATTAGATCTGGTGAAATCAAAGTAGTCCCAGGAATCAAGAGGTTCTCAAATGGGGGTGTTGAGCTTGTAAATGGACAGATATTGGAGGTCGATTCCGTCATTTTGGCGACCGGATACCGCAGCAATGTTCCTTCATGgctaaag GAGAATGACTTCTTCTCAAAGAAAGGGTTTCCAAGGCAGCCATTTCCAGATGGGTGGAAAGGGAATTCAGGGCTCTATGCAGTTGGGTTCACAAGGAGAGGATTGTCTGGTGCATCCATAGATGCTATGAGAATAGCACAAGATATTGGGAAAGTTTGGAAAGAGGAAACAAAGCAGACAAAGCAGTTTGCCTGCCATAGAAGATGCATTTCAATGTTCTGA